In one Phycisphaerae bacterium genomic region, the following are encoded:
- a CDS encoding putative zinc-binding protein, which translates to MTTGCGCGSNGGETLIFTCAGAAHSGQAANRAGVQAMQQGIGNLFCIAAVAADIPDKMTRVRKAGKRIAIDGCSDHCCRKVLEKAGLTADVHVVATELGIEKKPAQPDMAGDASKIVDKIKALAGPAC; encoded by the coding sequence ATGACGACAGGATGTGGATGCGGTAGTAATGGCGGTGAAACGCTGATCTTCACCTGTGCCGGCGCGGCACACTCGGGCCAAGCGGCCAACCGGGCCGGCGTGCAGGCGATGCAGCAGGGCATTGGAAACCTGTTCTGCATCGCCGCCGTGGCCGCCGACATTCCTGACAAAATGACGCGGGTCCGCAAGGCGGGCAAACGCATCGCCATCGACGGGTGCAGCGATCACTGCTGTCGCAAGGTGCTGGAGAAGGCGGGTCTGACTGCGGACGTGCATGTGGTTGCGACCGAGCTGGGCATCGAGAAGAAACCCGCCCAACCGGACATGGCCGGCGATGCGAGCAAGATCGTGGACAAGATCAAGGCTCTCGCGGGCCCGGCCTGCTGA
- a CDS encoding TM0996/MTH895 family glutaredoxin-like protein, whose translation MKIEILGSGCPKCTTLAANADKAAKSLGIPYELCKVTQLAEIMKRGVMMTPALAINGEVKSAGKVLSEAEITGLLTTTIS comes from the coding sequence ATGAAGATCGAGATTCTCGGGAGCGGTTGCCCGAAGTGTACGACCCTGGCCGCGAACGCCGACAAGGCGGCCAAGAGCCTGGGCATCCCCTACGAGCTGTGCAAGGTGACTCAGCTTGCGGAGATCATGAAGCGCGGGGTGATGATGACTCCCGCGCTGGCCATCAACGGCGAGGTCAAGTCGGCGGGCAAGGTGCTCTCGGAAGCGGAGATTACCGGTCTGTTGACCACGACCATATCGTAA
- a CDS encoding thioredoxin family protein produces the protein MNNTARIGIVVALAVAIGIVVVAKHGKKSSSTTAGTPATASAPTAAGLPRLVDLGANQCIPCKKMAPILEELRKEFAGRLQVDFIDVWENPKAGDEYHIKLIPTQIFFDASGKELFRHEGFFSRENILGKWKELGVDLTGKPAASIERATPTAADTRAKDSICFMCDGGVSPKSRVLVKGQTEQITLCSPHGFFINEASLKAWLEKHPTATGRMVTIGQALAAKMNMTPAQIAGACKIGECK, from the coding sequence ATGAACAACACGGCGCGAATCGGGATTGTGGTGGCTCTGGCGGTGGCAATCGGTATCGTCGTCGTGGCCAAGCACGGGAAGAAGTCGTCTTCAACGACAGCAGGAACACCTGCCACTGCGAGTGCCCCGACCGCCGCAGGCTTGCCTCGGCTGGTGGACCTGGGCGCGAACCAGTGCATTCCCTGCAAGAAGATGGCTCCCATCCTGGAGGAGCTCAGGAAGGAGTTCGCCGGCCGGCTGCAGGTCGATTTCATCGACGTTTGGGAGAACCCCAAGGCCGGCGATGAGTACCACATCAAGCTGATCCCAACGCAGATCTTCTTCGACGCGTCGGGCAAGGAGCTGTTCCGCCATGAAGGCTTCTTCTCCCGCGAGAACATCCTGGGAAAGTGGAAGGAACTGGGTGTGGATCTCACCGGCAAGCCGGCGGCCTCGATCGAGCGTGCGACTCCCACCGCGGCCGATACACGGGCCAAGGATAGCATCTGCTTCATGTGTGACGGCGGTGTGAGCCCCAAGAGCCGGGTACTCGTGAAGGGCCAAACGGAGCAGATCACGCTCTGCTCGCCGCACGGCTTCTTCATCAACGAGGCCAGCCTGAAGGCCTGGCTGGAAAAGCACCCGACCGCGACCGGCCGGATGGTCACCATCGGCCAGGCCCTGGCGGCCAAGATGAACATGACGCCCGCCCAGATCGCCGGGGCCTGCAAGATCGGTGAATGCAAATGA
- a CDS encoding cytochrome C biogenesis protein: MIQRLFDMLTHAVEGTPLIALAAAFLWGILSIILSPCHLASIPLIVGFIGQQGQMTARRAFGISTLFAVGILITIAAIGAITSAAGRMMGDVGRYGNYFVAVLFFLVGLVLLEVIPLPWSGPGQVNMRRKGPLAAFILGLVFGIALGPCTFAFMAPVLGVTFKVATTNALYGAALLLVYGIGHCSVIVAAGTSTEMVQRYLDWNEQSKGAVILKKVCGVLVL, translated from the coding sequence ATGATCCAGCGGCTCTTCGATATGCTGACGCACGCCGTGGAAGGTACGCCCCTGATCGCCCTGGCGGCCGCTTTCCTCTGGGGCATTCTGAGTATCATTCTGAGCCCCTGCCACCTGGCGAGCATTCCGCTGATTGTCGGCTTCATCGGCCAGCAGGGGCAGATGACCGCCCGGCGAGCCTTCGGGATCTCCACGCTTTTCGCCGTGGGCATCTTGATCACCATTGCCGCGATCGGTGCGATCACCTCCGCGGCGGGCCGGATGATGGGCGATGTTGGGCGTTACGGCAACTACTTCGTCGCGGTACTGTTCTTCCTGGTCGGCCTGGTGCTCCTGGAGGTCATTCCCCTGCCCTGGTCGGGGCCGGGGCAAGTCAACATGAGGCGCAAGGGCCCGCTCGCGGCGTTCATTCTTGGCCTGGTTTTCGGCATCGCCCTGGGACCATGCACGTTCGCCTTCATGGCCCCGGTACTTGGTGTCACGTTCAAGGTCGCGACGACCAACGCTCTCTATGGCGCGGCGTTGTTGCTCGTGTACGGCATCGGGCACTGCTCGGTGATCGTGGCCGCGGGAACGTCGACCGAAATGGTGCAGCGATACCTGGACTGGAACGAGCAATCCAAGGGCGCGGTGATCCTCAAGAAGGTCTGTGGCGTCCTGGTTCTGC